In one Aquabacterium sp. OR-4 genomic region, the following are encoded:
- a CDS encoding CaiB/BaiF CoA transferase family protein, which translates to MDKPAGVDVMKPLAGIRIIDLSSVFAGPMATALLADQGAEVIKVESPEGDTTRAIGPAKGDLSASFITANRGKRGIALDLKAPEAREILLALIERADVLVENFRPGVMARLGLAPPMLAERFARLVHLSVTGFGPDGPRAGDRAYDAVIQALGSVAASQRDYATGAPVVLASTVSDKVTALTAAQAITAALLQRERSGRGARVEVAMLDATLAFQWPDAMYNHVFMDEPPAPFPEFGATQRPWKTADGHVTTMVPQPAEFRALCTVLGQPALADDPRFASLPLRYRHGQALRATLEPLFLQFDNATLEALCRQHGVPMGVIHERPQVLTDPQVLHNQAVVTLEHGDVGRVRLARAGARFDGQPMAPASGGARLGEHGRQILQELGFDGARIDALLQSGVLKMPA; encoded by the coding sequence ATGGACAAACCGGCCGGGGTGGATGTGATGAAGCCGCTGGCTGGTATCCGCATCATTGACCTGTCGTCGGTGTTCGCCGGGCCGATGGCCACGGCGCTGCTGGCCGACCAGGGTGCCGAGGTCATCAAGGTGGAGTCGCCCGAGGGCGACACCACCCGCGCCATCGGCCCGGCCAAGGGCGACCTCTCGGCCAGCTTCATCACCGCCAACCGCGGCAAGCGCGGCATTGCGCTCGACCTCAAGGCGCCCGAGGCACGCGAGATCCTGCTGGCGCTGATCGAGCGCGCCGACGTGCTGGTGGAGAACTTCCGCCCCGGCGTGATGGCGCGCCTGGGCCTGGCACCGCCGATGCTGGCCGAGCGGTTTGCCCGCCTGGTGCACCTGTCGGTCACCGGCTTCGGGCCCGATGGCCCGCGCGCCGGTGACCGCGCCTACGACGCCGTGATCCAGGCACTCGGCAGCGTGGCCGCCTCGCAGCGCGACTACGCCACCGGCGCACCGGTGGTGCTGGCCAGCACGGTGAGCGACAAGGTCACCGCCCTCACCGCGGCCCAGGCCATCACCGCCGCGCTGCTGCAGCGCGAGCGCAGCGGCCGCGGCGCGCGGGTGGAGGTGGCGATGCTCGACGCCACGCTGGCCTTCCAGTGGCCCGACGCGATGTACAACCATGTCTTCATGGACGAGCCGCCCGCGCCCTTTCCTGAGTTCGGCGCCACGCAGCGGCCCTGGAAGACGGCCGACGGCCATGTCACCACCATGGTGCCGCAGCCGGCCGAGTTTCGCGCGCTGTGCACGGTGCTGGGCCAGCCGGCGCTGGCCGACGATCCGCGCTTTGCCAGCCTGCCGCTGCGCTACCGCCACGGCCAGGCGCTGCGCGCCACGCTCGAGCCGCTGTTTCTGCAGTTCGACAACGCCACGCTGGAAGCCCTGTGCCGCCAGCATGGTGTGCCCATGGGCGTGATCCACGAGCGGCCGCAGGTGCTCACCGATCCGCAGGTGCTGCACAACCAGGCCGTGGTCACGCTCGAGCATGGCGATGTCGGCCGCGTGCGCCTGGCCCGTGCCGGTGCACGCTTCGATGGCCAGCCGATGGCGCCGGCCAGCGGCGGTGCGCGCCTGGGCGAGCACGGCCGGCAGATCCTGCAGGAGCTGGGTTTCGACGGCGCGCGCATCGATGCGCTGCTCCAGTCAGGTGTGCTGAAGATGCCCGCTTGA
- a CDS encoding O-acetylhomoserine aminocarboxypropyltransferase/cysteine synthase family protein, translating to MSDRVFRPETLAIHAGQIPDRETGARALPIYQTTSFVFDSAEHAAALFNLQTFGNVYSRLSNPTVAALEERVAALEGGRAAVASASGMAAEAMALMTLLQAGDHVVAAGALYGGSVTMLAVSLAKFGIETSFVEATDAAAFAAAMRPNTRAVFAESLGYPSLVVLDIAAVADVAHAHGVPLIIDNTVPSPFLCNPLALGADIVVHSATKYLAGHGTTLGGVVVDGGRFAWDNGKFPGMTDPSPGYHGVKFYETFGDFGFAMRCRMETLRVYGAALSPMSAWQILQGVETLPLRMERHCRNALAVARHLQRHPRVSWVNYPGLPEHPQHALVQRQMRSLDGAAGALSGASGLLAFGVVGGAAAGERFIGAARFMSHLANIGDTRTLIIHPASTTHRQLSQAQQLAAGVRPDMVRLSVGLEHVDDILWDIDQALAASAG from the coding sequence ATGAGCGACCGCGTCTTTCGCCCCGAAACCCTGGCCATCCACGCCGGCCAGATTCCTGACCGCGAGACCGGCGCGCGGGCGCTGCCGATCTACCAGACCACCAGCTTCGTGTTCGATTCGGCCGAGCACGCGGCGGCGCTGTTCAATCTGCAGACCTTCGGCAACGTCTACTCGCGCCTGAGCAACCCCACGGTGGCCGCGCTGGAAGAGCGCGTGGCCGCGCTGGAAGGCGGGCGCGCCGCGGTGGCCAGCGCCTCGGGCATGGCCGCCGAGGCCATGGCGCTGATGACCCTGCTGCAGGCCGGCGACCATGTGGTGGCGGCCGGCGCGCTGTACGGCGGCTCGGTGACGATGCTGGCGGTGAGCCTGGCCAAGTTCGGCATCGAGACCAGCTTCGTCGAGGCCACCGACGCGGCCGCCTTTGCCGCGGCCATGCGGCCCAACACCCGGGCCGTGTTTGCCGAAAGCCTGGGCTACCCCAGCCTGGTGGTGCTGGACATTGCCGCGGTGGCCGACGTGGCCCATGCCCACGGCGTGCCGCTGATCATCGACAACACCGTGCCCAGCCCCTTTCTGTGCAACCCTCTGGCGCTGGGGGCCGACATCGTGGTGCATTCGGCCACCAAGTACCTGGCCGGCCATGGCACCACGCTGGGCGGCGTGGTGGTGGATGGCGGGCGCTTCGCCTGGGACAACGGCAAGTTTCCGGGCATGACCGATCCTTCACCCGGCTACCACGGCGTGAAGTTCTACGAGACCTTCGGCGACTTCGGCTTTGCCATGCGCTGCCGCATGGAGACGCTGCGCGTGTACGGCGCGGCGCTGAGCCCGATGAGCGCCTGGCAGATCCTGCAGGGTGTCGAGACGCTGCCGCTGCGCATGGAGCGGCACTGCCGCAATGCGCTGGCGGTGGCCCGGCACCTGCAGCGGCACCCGCGGGTGAGCTGGGTCAACTACCCCGGCCTGCCCGAGCACCCGCAGCATGCACTGGTGCAGCGTCAGATGCGCAGCCTGGACGGTGCGGCGGGCGCGCTGTCCGGCGCCTCGGGTCTGCTGGCCTTTGGCGTGGTGGGGGGCGCGGCGGCGGGTGAGCGCTTCATCGGCGCAGCGCGCTTCATGAGCCACCTGGCCAACATCGGCGACACGCGCACGCTGATCATCCACCCGGCCAGCACCACGCACCGCCAGCTCAGCCAAGCGCAGCAGCTGGCGGCCGGCGTGCGGCCCGACATGGTGCGCCTGTCGGTGGGCCTGGAGCATGTGGACGACATCCTGTGGGACATCGACCAGGCGCTGGCGGCCTCGGCCGGCTGA
- a CDS encoding CoA-binding protein, translated as MAAELEPDREREREREPKPEPAAAPPAPAGPGDGLSEADLRQILRGARSIAVVGLSAEWHRPSFFAASYMQGKGYRILPVNPRYAGGQVLGMPCVARLEELAEPVDIVDVFRKTDDVLPIARSAIALGARCLWQQLGVVHAQAHDEALAAGLASVMNRCVKIEHARLFGGLHWAGVNTGVISARRPG; from the coding sequence ATGGCGGCCGAGCTCGAGCCCGATCGCGAGCGCGAGCGCGAGCGCGAGCCCAAGCCTGAACCGGCCGCTGCCCCGCCCGCGCCCGCCGGGCCCGGTGACGGCCTGAGCGAAGCCGATCTGCGCCAGATCCTGCGGGGCGCCCGCAGCATTGCGGTGGTGGGCCTGTCGGCCGAGTGGCACCGGCCGAGCTTTTTTGCCGCCAGCTACATGCAAGGCAAGGGCTACCGCATCCTGCCGGTGAACCCGCGTTATGCCGGTGGCCAGGTACTGGGCATGCCCTGCGTGGCGCGGCTGGAAGAGCTGGCCGAGCCGGTGGACATCGTCGACGTGTTCCGCAAGACCGACGATGTGCTGCCGATTGCCCGCAGCGCCATTGCGCTGGGCGCCCGTTGCCTGTGGCAGCAGCTGGGTGTGGTCCATGCGCAGGCGCATGACGAAGCCCTTGCCGCCGGCCTGGCCAGCGTGATGAACCGCTGCGTGAAGATCGAACATGCGCGCCTGTTCGGCGGCTTGCATTGGGCCGGCGTGAACACCGGCGTGATCTCGGCGCGGCGGCCCGGCTGA
- a CDS encoding hybrid sensor histidine kinase/response regulator: MSAQFPVARSPASRTAAHAPAQPGARASLLALWRSLGRGRRVLVASGLALLALLLAQIVVQVLPLDHWLDRRQDLQAALLAPRAPADAALVVDVDEDSVRRMGAWPLRRDAYVPAGRWLLDNGARAVAFGLMLVDAKDGDENFASWLNHTSAPVLLGARAVPGEGDRLGMRMAPPGCQPAMQAGWQLPRWAEAGLPGALPAARLGALSVPVDEDGVLRHLPLWQQAGDLSLPLLPMAVWQALHPAQADAMRCGRREQQWLVQTPAGPLWALDDQQRVRPWLARADSAPAPLSLWRVDAAAAGRLPADEAQALAHAVRGRVVFLGASAALGGEVLTAQGLRSATTALAAVYDALEYDHMLRPPAAGTDAALLALCLLPWLAMALQGWRGGRARAWPVLGAVAVSLLLLLVVDTALVLWHGQLSRIGAPLATLLAMAGLGLWHAQFEAARETRRLRLQRAELEAANQVKSDFLAHLSHEIRTPLNALLGAAEMLAQTRLDVQQKRHVALFSSAGQDLLHMLNDLLDLSKSEAGLLTLTRHPFSLPRLVAQQVALFEARAQQKGLVLDVETDPDLPETVIGDAMRVGQVLRNLLGNAVKFTPAGTVTLLVGYGRDRQHLRFEVRDTGVGIPADRIHRIFTPYVQADPALAQNLGGTGLGLAICKRLAEAMEGEIGVVSREGMGSCFHVELPLPPTAAAPEGPRTSPQATDSGPLPGTAMARGGRSVVSVLAADDSPHNLMLLQAFVEGSGFRIDGVHDGGSAVRRFEADNYRIVLLDLNMPALSGLEAVRAMRAFERKRHRKPALIVAVSGQSDPSDLVAAKEAGFDAHLGKPYSRAQLLALLNRPQPQDDGPTTRSPDSTLGTDPRLSALDALPDSDLPSALQRLGGVQLYDRVLEAACEPLLKFEQRLERSIDAVPCDIDRAQRLAHDLKSLAATLGLPGLAEESALLERALRDTVSPGEDPAVRRARSAVASRLVGVREVLLAGGLHGLSARSPLHSTDPGLRR, from the coding sequence ATGTCGGCCCAGTTTCCCGTTGCCCGCTCGCCAGCGTCGCGCACCGCGGCCCATGCCCCAGCACAGCCCGGCGCGCGCGCGTCGCTGCTGGCGCTGTGGCGCAGCCTCGGGCGCGGGCGGCGCGTGCTGGTGGCCAGCGGCCTGGCGCTGCTGGCGCTCCTGCTGGCGCAGATCGTGGTGCAGGTGCTGCCGCTCGACCATTGGCTGGACCGCCGCCAGGACCTGCAGGCCGCACTGCTGGCGCCGCGCGCGCCGGCCGATGCGGCCCTGGTGGTGGATGTCGACGAAGACAGCGTGCGCCGCATGGGCGCCTGGCCGCTGCGCCGTGACGCCTACGTGCCGGCCGGCCGCTGGCTGCTGGACAACGGCGCCCGCGCGGTGGCCTTCGGCCTGATGCTGGTGGACGCCAAGGACGGTGACGAAAACTTTGCCAGCTGGCTGAACCACACCTCGGCACCGGTGCTGCTGGGCGCGCGAGCCGTGCCAGGCGAGGGCGACCGGCTGGGCATGCGCATGGCGCCGCCCGGCTGCCAGCCAGCCATGCAGGCGGGCTGGCAACTGCCACGCTGGGCCGAGGCCGGTTTGCCGGGGGCCTTGCCGGCGGCACGGCTGGGGGCGCTGTCGGTGCCGGTGGACGAAGACGGCGTTCTGCGCCACCTGCCGCTGTGGCAGCAGGCCGGCGATCTGAGCCTGCCCTTGTTGCCGATGGCCGTGTGGCAGGCGCTGCACCCGGCCCAGGCCGATGCCATGCGCTGCGGCCGGCGCGAGCAGCAGTGGCTGGTGCAGACCCCGGCCGGGCCGCTGTGGGCGCTCGACGACCAACAGCGCGTGCGACCCTGGCTGGCGCGTGCCGACAGTGCGCCGGCGCCGTTGTCGCTGTGGCGGGTGGATGCGGCGGCCGCCGGGCGCCTGCCGGCCGACGAGGCCCAGGCGCTGGCCCATGCCGTGCGTGGCCGCGTGGTGTTTCTCGGCGCCAGCGCCGCGCTGGGCGGCGAGGTGCTCACCGCGCAAGGCCTGCGCAGCGCCACCACCGCGCTGGCCGCGGTCTACGACGCGCTCGAGTACGACCACATGCTGCGGCCACCCGCGGCCGGCACCGACGCCGCGCTGCTGGCGCTGTGCCTGCTGCCCTGGCTGGCGATGGCGCTGCAGGGCTGGCGCGGCGGCCGGGCGCGTGCCTGGCCGGTGCTGGGCGCGGTGGCGGTGTCCCTGCTGCTGCTGCTGGTGGTCGACACCGCGCTGGTGCTGTGGCATGGCCAGCTCAGCCGCATCGGCGCGCCGCTGGCCACCTTGCTGGCGATGGCCGGTCTGGGCCTGTGGCATGCGCAGTTCGAGGCCGCGCGCGAGACGCGCCGCCTGCGCCTGCAGCGCGCCGAGCTGGAAGCCGCCAACCAGGTCAAGAGCGACTTCCTGGCGCACCTGAGCCACGAGATCCGCACGCCGCTGAACGCGCTGCTGGGGGCCGCCGAGATGCTGGCCCAGACCCGCCTCGACGTGCAGCAAAAGCGCCACGTGGCCCTGTTCAGCAGCGCCGGGCAGGATCTGCTGCATATGCTCAACGACCTGCTCGACCTGTCCAAGAGCGAAGCCGGTCTGCTGACCCTGACCCGCCACCCGTTCTCGCTGCCGCGCCTGGTGGCGCAGCAGGTGGCGCTGTTCGAGGCCCGGGCGCAGCAAAAGGGCCTGGTGCTCGATGTCGAGACCGACCCCGACCTGCCCGAGACGGTGATCGGCGACGCCATGCGCGTGGGCCAGGTGCTGCGCAATCTGCTGGGCAATGCGGTCAAGTTCACGCCGGCCGGCACGGTGACCCTGCTGGTGGGCTACGGGCGTGACCGCCAGCACCTGCGCTTCGAGGTGCGCGACACCGGCGTGGGCATCCCGGCCGACCGCATCCACCGCATCTTCACGCCCTATGTGCAGGCCGATCCGGCGCTGGCGCAGAACCTGGGCGGCACCGGCCTGGGCCTGGCCATCTGCAAGCGCCTGGCCGAGGCCATGGAGGGCGAGATCGGCGTGGTCAGCCGCGAGGGCATGGGCTCGTGCTTCCATGTCGAGCTGCCGCTGCCGCCCACCGCCGCGGCGCCCGAGGGGCCGCGCACCTCGCCGCAGGCCACCGATTCGGGCCCGCTGCCGGGCACCGCGATGGCGCGTGGTGGCCGCAGCGTGGTGTCGGTGCTGGCGGCCGACGACAGCCCGCACAACCTGATGCTGCTGCAGGCCTTTGTGGAAGGCTCGGGTTTTCGCATCGACGGCGTGCACGACGGTGGCAGTGCGGTGCGGCGCTTCGAGGCCGACAACTACCGCATCGTGCTGCTCGACCTGAACATGCCCGCGCTGTCGGGGCTGGAGGCGGTGCGTGCGATGCGTGCCTTCGAGCGCAAGCGCCACCGCAAGCCGGCGCTGATCGTGGCCGTCAGCGGCCAGAGCGATCCGTCTGACCTGGTGGCGGCCAAGGAGGCCGGCTTTGACGCCCACCTGGGCAAGCCCTATTCGCGCGCCCAGTTGCTGGCGCTGTTGAACCGGCCGCAGCCGCAGGACGACGGCCCCACCACCCGATCACCCGACAGCACGCTGGGCACCGACCCGCGGCTCAGCGCGCTCGATGCGCTGCCCGACAGCGACCTGCCCTCGGCCTTGCAGCGCCTGGGCGGCGTGCAGCTCTATGACCGGGTGCTCGAAGCGGCCTGCGAGCCGCTGCTGAAGTTCGAGCAGCGCCTCGAGCGCTCGATCGACGCAGTGCCCTGCGACATCGACCGTGCGCAGCGCCTGGCGCACGATCTCAAGTCGCTGGCCGCCACGCTGGGCCTGCCCGGACTGGCCGAAGAATCGGCCCTGCTCGAACGCGCGCTGCGCGACACCGTGTCGCCCGGCGAAGACCCCGCCGTGCGGCGCGCGCGCAGCGCCGTGGCCTCGCGCCTGGTGGGTGTGCGCGAGGTGCTGCTGGCCGGCGGCCTGCACGGCCTGTCGGCGCGCAGCCCGCTGCACTCCACCGACCCCGGCCTGCGCCGCTGA
- the gcvT gene encoding glycine cleavage system aminomethyltransferase GcvT produces the protein MSAPSPTAVSAPLLATPLNALHLELGAKMVPFAGYAMPVQYPAGILAEHRQCRESAALFDVSHMGQLKLLGSDAAAALETLLPQDICDLGPGKQRYAFFTNAAGGLLDDLMVTRRDDHLFVVVNAACKDADTRHLITHIGHRCTVLPLPERALLALQGPLAATALRRLNEGVDSLTFMSGGDFTLAGADCFVTRSGYTGEDGFEISVPAGQAEALARALLALPEVKPAGLGARDTLRLEAGLCLYGHDIDERTTPVEAGLGWAIQKVRRPGGARAGGYPGADVIGPQFGTPPGVRRVGLVGLERVPVREGAPLVDADGHPLGRVTSGTLGPTVGQPVAMGYLAANHGALHHEVYAEVRGKRLPMRVSPMPFAPHRYHRG, from the coding sequence GTGTCCGCACCGTCGCCCACCGCTGTCAGCGCCCCGCTGCTCGCCACCCCGCTGAACGCCCTGCACCTGGAACTCGGTGCCAAGATGGTGCCGTTTGCCGGCTACGCGATGCCGGTGCAGTACCCCGCCGGCATCCTGGCCGAGCACCGCCAGTGCCGCGAGTCGGCGGCGCTGTTCGATGTGTCGCACATGGGCCAGCTCAAGCTGCTGGGCAGCGACGCCGCCGCCGCGCTCGAGACCCTGCTGCCGCAAGACATCTGCGACCTGGGCCCCGGCAAGCAGCGCTACGCGTTTTTCACCAACGCCGCCGGCGGCCTGCTCGACGATCTGATGGTCACGCGCCGCGACGATCACCTGTTCGTGGTGGTCAACGCCGCCTGCAAGGACGCCGACACCCGCCACCTGATCACCCACATCGGCCACCGCTGCACGGTGCTGCCGCTGCCCGAGCGCGCGCTGCTGGCGCTGCAGGGGCCGCTGGCGGCCACGGCGCTGCGCCGGCTCAACGAGGGGGTGGACAGTCTCACCTTCATGAGCGGCGGCGACTTCACGCTGGCCGGTGCCGACTGCTTCGTCACCCGCTCGGGCTACACCGGCGAGGATGGCTTCGAGATCAGCGTGCCGGCCGGCCAGGCCGAGGCGCTGGCGCGGGCGCTGCTGGCGCTGCCCGAGGTCAAGCCCGCCGGCCTGGGTGCGCGCGACACGCTGCGCCTGGAAGCCGGCCTGTGCCTGTACGGCCACGACATCGACGAGCGCACCACGCCGGTCGAGGCCGGCCTGGGCTGGGCCATCCAGAAAGTGCGCCGCCCCGGTGGCGCGCGTGCGGGCGGCTACCCCGGCGCCGACGTGATCGGCCCGCAATTCGGCACCCCGCCGGGCGTGCGCCGCGTCGGCCTGGTGGGCCTCGAACGCGTGCCAGTGCGCGAAGGCGCGCCGCTGGTCGATGCCGATGGCCACCCGCTGGGCCGCGTGACCAGCGGCACGCTGGGCCCCACGGTGGGCCAGCCGGTCGCCATGGGCTACCTGGCCGCCAACCACGGCGCCCTGCACCACGAGGTGTATGCCGAGGTGCGCGGCAAGCGCCTGCCGATGCGCGTTTCGCCCATGCCTTTTGCGCCGCACCGCTACCACCGCGGCTGA
- the gcvH gene encoding glycine cleavage system protein GcvH, translated as MSTKFTAEHEWINIENPQAAIVGITLHAQDALGDVVFVDLPEVGRSYARGDVAGVVESVKAAADLYMPVDGEVTEVNEALRADPALANRDPMSEGWFFKMRVSAPAQLDTLLDAPAYDALLKTL; from the coding sequence ATGAGCACCAAGTTCACCGCCGAGCACGAATGGATCAACATCGAGAACCCGCAGGCCGCCATCGTCGGCATCACGCTGCACGCGCAGGACGCGCTGGGCGATGTGGTGTTCGTCGACCTGCCCGAAGTGGGCCGCAGCTACGCCCGCGGCGATGTGGCCGGCGTGGTTGAGTCGGTGAAGGCCGCGGCCGACCTGTACATGCCGGTCGACGGCGAGGTGACCGAGGTCAACGAGGCGCTGCGCGCCGACCCGGCCCTGGCCAACCGCGACCCGATGAGCGAAGGCTGGTTCTTCAAGATGCGGGTCAGCGCCCCGGCCCAGCTGGACACCCTGCTGGACGCACCGGCCTACGACGCGCTGCTCAAGACGCTGTGA
- the gcvP gene encoding aminomethyl-transferring glycine dehydrogenase: protein MAPAWRRPAPPHARHAAEFAARHIGPDAAEQAQMLSAVGAASRAALIAAVMPAAIARSRPMNLPEPASEAQALAELRAIAAKNQVLKSFIGCGYHGTHTPGVILRNILENPAWYTAYTPYQAEISQGRLEALLNFQTMVTDLTGLAIANASMLDEATAAAEAMTLAKRSVRAKGNTLVVAGDMHPQVLEVLATRAEPLGLTLRQADSAEAWAAALAGDDYFAAIVQYPASSGWLHDWSADAATVHGKQAAFIMVADLLALTVLKPPAEMGADIAVGSTQRFGMPMGAGGPHAAYMACRDEFKRAMPGRLVGVSIDSHGAPAMRLALQTREQHIRREKATSNICTAQVLPAVVASMYAVYHGPEGLQRIAQRVARYLGILVAGLRELGVPLTQTHHLERGAFDTLCLHTGADTERLMARAVGLGANLRRAWGEYICVTLDETTTRDDIALLWRIFSDDSRSLPSVAALADTPSLMPAALQRQSAYLTHPVFNTHHSETEMLRYLRKLADKDLALDRSMIPLGSCTMKLNATSEMIPITWPEFAQVHPFAPADQLTGYAELNEQLCRWLSEATGYAGISLQPNAGSQGEYAGLLVIRAWHRSRGEHQRTICLIPESAHGTNPASAQMVGMQVVVVKCDANGAVDLADLEAKCAQHAERLAALMITYPSTYGVYDAQVKTLCAMVHRHGGRVYVDGANMNALVGLAAPGEFGGDVSHLNLHKTFCIPHGGGGPGVGPVCVVDDLVPFLPAHKTGGIGGEQSTGAVSAAPLGNAAVLPISWMYIRMMGAAGLTAATENAVLSANYVAARLAGHYDIHYSSNVPSLKGGGVAHECILDLRPLKDSSGISAEDVAKRLIDYGFHAPTLSFPVAGTLMVEPTESEPKAELDRFCDAMIAIRGEIAKVEAGQHNGGWPQDDNPLKHAPHTAAVVGASEWTHAYRREDAAWPLASLKASKYWSPVGRIDNVYGDRNLFCNCVPLSELDTAA from the coding sequence TTGGCGCCCGCCTGGCGCCGACCAGCGCCGCCGCATGCCCGCCATGCCGCCGAATTTGCCGCCCGCCACATCGGGCCCGACGCCGCCGAGCAGGCACAGATGCTCAGCGCCGTGGGCGCCGCCTCGCGTGCCGCACTGATTGCCGCGGTGATGCCCGCCGCCATCGCGCGCAGCCGGCCGATGAACCTGCCTGAGCCGGCCAGCGAGGCCCAGGCGCTGGCCGAGCTGCGCGCCATCGCGGCCAAGAACCAGGTGCTCAAGAGCTTCATCGGCTGCGGTTACCACGGCACGCACACGCCGGGCGTCATCCTGCGCAACATCCTCGAGAACCCGGCCTGGTACACCGCCTACACGCCTTACCAGGCCGAGATCTCGCAGGGCCGGCTGGAGGCGCTGCTGAACTTCCAGACCATGGTCACCGACCTCACCGGTCTGGCCATCGCCAACGCCTCGATGCTGGACGAGGCCACCGCCGCCGCCGAGGCCATGACCCTGGCCAAGCGCAGCGTGCGCGCCAAGGGCAACACCCTGGTGGTGGCCGGTGACATGCACCCGCAGGTCCTGGAGGTGCTGGCCACCCGCGCCGAGCCGCTGGGCCTGACGCTCAGGCAGGCCGATTCGGCCGAGGCCTGGGCCGCCGCACTGGCCGGCGACGACTACTTTGCCGCCATCGTGCAATACCCGGCCAGCAGCGGCTGGCTGCACGACTGGAGCGCCGATGCCGCCACCGTGCACGGCAAGCAGGCGGCCTTCATCATGGTGGCCGACCTGCTGGCGCTGACCGTGCTCAAGCCGCCCGCCGAGATGGGTGCCGACATTGCCGTGGGCAGCACCCAGCGCTTCGGCATGCCGATGGGCGCCGGCGGCCCGCATGCCGCCTACATGGCCTGCCGCGACGAGTTCAAGCGCGCCATGCCCGGCCGCCTGGTGGGCGTCAGCATCGACAGCCACGGCGCCCCGGCCATGCGCCTGGCGCTGCAGACGCGCGAGCAGCACATCCGCCGCGAGAAGGCCACCAGCAACATCTGCACCGCCCAGGTGCTGCCGGCCGTGGTGGCCAGCATGTACGCCGTGTACCATGGCCCCGAGGGCCTGCAGCGCATCGCCCAGCGCGTGGCGCGCTACCTCGGCATCCTGGTGGCCGGCCTGCGCGAGCTGGGCGTGCCGCTGACCCAGACCCACCACCTCGAACGCGGTGCCTTCGACACGCTGTGCCTGCACACCGGCGCCGACACCGAGCGCCTGATGGCCCGCGCCGTGGGCCTGGGCGCCAACCTGCGCCGTGCCTGGGGCGAGTACATCTGCGTGACGCTGGATGAAACCACCACGCGCGACGACATCGCCCTGCTGTGGCGCATCTTCAGCGACGACAGCCGCAGCCTGCCCAGCGTGGCGGCGCTGGCCGACACGCCCTCGCTGATGCCGGCCGCGCTGCAGCGCCAGTCGGCCTACCTCACGCACCCGGTGTTCAACACCCACCACAGCGAGACCGAGATGCTGCGCTACCTGCGCAAGCTGGCCGACAAGGACCTGGCGCTCGACCGCAGCATGATCCCGCTGGGCTCGTGCACCATGAAGCTCAACGCCACCAGCGAGATGATCCCCATCACCTGGCCCGAGTTTGCGCAGGTGCACCCCTTTGCGCCGGCCGATCAGCTGACGGGTTATGCCGAGCTGAACGAGCAGCTGTGCCGCTGGCTGAGCGAGGCCACCGGCTATGCCGGCATCAGCCTGCAGCCCAATGCCGGCTCGCAGGGTGAATACGCCGGCCTGCTGGTCATCCGCGCCTGGCACCGCAGCCGTGGCGAGCACCAGCGCACCATCTGCCTGATTCCCGAATCGGCGCATGGCACCAACCCGGCCTCGGCCCAGATGGTGGGCATGCAGGTGGTGGTGGTGAAGTGCGATGCCAACGGCGCGGTCGACCTGGCCGATCTGGAAGCCAAGTGCGCCCAGCATGCCGAGCGGCTGGCCGCGCTGATGATCACCTACCCCAGCACCTACGGCGTGTACGACGCGCAGGTCAAGACCCTGTGCGCCATGGTGCACCGCCACGGCGGCCGGGTGTACGTGGACGGCGCCAACATGAACGCGCTGGTGGGCCTGGCCGCGCCGGGCGAGTTTGGCGGCGACGTGAGCCACCTGAACCTGCACAAGACCTTCTGCATCCCGCACGGCGGTGGCGGCCCGGGCGTGGGCCCGGTGTGCGTGGTTGATGACCTGGTGCCCTTCCTGCCGGCCCACAAGACGGGTGGCATCGGCGGTGAGCAGTCCACCGGTGCGGTGAGCGCTGCGCCGCTGGGCAATGCCGCGGTGCTGCCGATCAGCTGGATGTACATCCGCATGATGGGCGCCGCCGGCCTGACCGCCGCCACCGAGAACGCCGTGCTGTCGGCCAACTACGTGGCCGCCCGCCTGGCCGGGCACTACGACATCCACTACTCGAGCAACGTGCCCTCGCTGAAGGGTGGTGGCGTGGCGCACGAGTGCATCCTGGACCTGCGCCCGCTGAAGGACAGCTCGGGCATCAGCGCCGAGGACGTGGCCAAGCGCCTGATCGACTACGGCTTCCACGCCCCCACGCTGAGCTTTCCGGTGGCCGGCACGCTGATGGTGGAGCCCACCGAAAGCGAACCCAAGGCCGAGCTCGATCGCTTCTGCGACGCGATGATCGCCATCCGCGGCGAGATCGCCAAGGTCGAGGCCGGCCAGCACAACGGCGGCTGGCCGCAGGACGACAACCCGCTCAAGCACGCCCCGCACACTGCCGCCGTGGTGGGCGCCAGCGAGTGGACGCACGCCTATCGCCGCGAAGACGCGGCCTGGCCGCTGGCCAGCCTGAAGGCCAGCAAGTACTGGTCGCCGGTGGGCCGCATCGACAACGTCTACGGCGACCGCAACCTGTTTTGCAACTGTGTGCCGCTGAGCGAGCTCGACACCGCGGCCTGA